The region CGCTGACGACGCTGCTGGCGGGCCCTACGCCGCGTGGGCGCTGTACAGCGCCGAACTCAGCGTGACCTACCAGAGTTCAGTCATCTACTATCGAACCAACGTCAGGCTCGCCCCGGAGGAACTCGATGCGTAACACCCCTCGCTGGAGCGGTACAGACCGTGGCGTCTCGACGACACTGGGCTACTCAATCACGTTGGCGATAACGGCTATCCTCATCGGCGGACTGCTCATCGCGGGTGGTGGGCTTGTCGACGATCAGCGCGACCGAATCGCCCAGGAGGAGCTTTCTGTCTCCGTCGAACAGTTGGCCTCCGGACTGAACGATGGCGACAGGCTCGCCCAGAGCACCGACGGCGGCGTCATTGGCGTCCGGATCTGGCTCCCCGACCGAGTTGCAGGGGGTGCCTACACGCTCGAAGTCACGAACGAGTCCTCACCCGCGGACCAGCCCGCCCGAGCGTCCATCGCCGCCTCGGCCCAGGGCGCCAATGCCGTGGCGACGGTCACGATACGGACGGGTGTTCCCGTCGCCAACCGAACGATCATTGGCGGGCCGCTGGTGGTCACGTACCGCGATGCGGACGGTGATGGCCAGCGCGAACTCGTGGTGAACGAATCTCGGGGGCTGGCGTCGTGAGCAGCAGAGCCGGCGGCGGCGGGGGTCGCATGAACCGACCCGCCAGCACCTCAGGAGGGTGTGAAGCTATGACCATGGAGTATGTACTACCTACCCATGAGTGACGGTGGTCCCTCCCTCCAGGCCGACCGCAGGAGCCAGTCGTCCACCATCGGTGTCGTCCTGATTCTCGCTATCACGCTGCTGGGAACGGGGTTGGTCGTCGGCTACGGAACGCAGGCGCTCAGTGACACCGAACGCGTTACGACGCTGTCGATGGCCGAACACTCGCTCACGCAGTTCGACTCCAAGGTGGCTATCGTCGCCCTCGGCGGGAGCCCCGTCCAGCAGATCGACCTCGGTGACTCCAAGGGTGGGACCTACTCGGCCGACGGTGACGCCGGCTGGATTCGGGTGGTCCATCGAAACGCCACGGGTAACGGCACCGATACGGAGTTGTACAACGCGTCGCTGGGGGCGGTACGCTATCGCAACGGCGATACGAGCGTTGCCTACCAGGGAGGCGGTGTCTGGCGTCGGAGCGGCAACGGAAGCACGATGCTCTCCCAGCCGGAGTTCAACTACCGCGGCAGCACGCTGACACTCCCGGTTATTCGTGTCACCAACAACGACAGCGCGGCGGGCGAAACGACGGCGCTCGCCACGCGAGCCGAGGACTCCCAACAGGTCTATCCCAACGCATCAAAGAGCTACGACGACGGCCGAAGCTACGCCAACCCGGTGATACAGGGTTCGGTCGCCGTCACGGTCCAAAGCGAGTTCTACGACGGGTGGGCCAGCTTCTTCCGCGGGCGAACCGCTGGCAACGTCTCGGTCGACCACGACGCACAGACGGCTACCGTCGAACTGCTCACGATTGGGGCAACTGGTCAGTTCCAGCTCAGTGACGCGCTGGACGACGACGGGGTGGAGGCACGTGGTCAATCTGAGGGCCACAGCCTCGATTCGTTCACCGTGGACGTGAAGGCCGAAGACCAAGGAAACGGGTTCAACAACCATTACCTGAGCTTCCGGAGTGAGGGTGGGAACCATCGGTGGGAGACCATCGTTCACGTGCCAAGCGGGGTCAGCTGTAAAAACGGCATCGAAGACGACGACACAATCGAGGCCTACGTGTTCTATCGCAACACGAAGACAGGGGAGCAACACGAGTGGTCGAACCAGTCTATTCCGGCTGGGAGCGGCCCCATCCGGCTGGAGTGTGGCAGCGACGGCTCGACGTTGCACGTCGATTTTACCTCGGACCAAGCGCTCACCTACGGTGACACGAGCGTCGGGGAGAGCTACTACGACTGGAGTGCGACCCCCGTCTCCAACGTCACCTTCGACCAACACATGGAGGACGATGAGTCCGTGACGTACCAGTCCGGCAACGAAACGACAAGTCGGTATCTGTCCCGGCATTACGTCGCGCTGCTGGGTGACTCGTTCTCGCTGAAGGCGACAAGTACCACAGGGGGCGGCGGTGGTGGGGCAAAAATAAACTACGTGAGTTCGGGCGGCGTCCTGGATTACGAGACCAGTGGGGAGTCGTACATCACCTATCTCCACATCTCGGAGAACGACGTGGAAATCGAGATGGAGTAATCAGTCGAGCGCGCCGAATGCGGATGGCTCGTGGCGGTTCTCAGTCGCCTGTTCGAAGGCATACCCCAACTCTAGGAGTCGCGGCTCCGCAAACTTTCGACCGAGAAGCTCGACGCCGACCGGAAGTCCATCTTCGGTGAATCCTGCGGGGAGCGTAATCGCGGGCATTCCGGTGTGGGCGGCGAGCTCACACCGCATCTCCTCGAAGGGTTGGTGGGCAGGGATCTCGACTGGCGGCACCGTCGACGGCGGGTAGAGCAACGCATCCAGCTCCTGTTCGACCATTCGGGCCTGTGTGTCGATGCGGATTTCTCGGCGACGTTCGAGTTTGTCGAGGTAGTCGGCGTTCTCTCGGAGGCTCGAAACGTCCGTCCCCAGGATGTCGGCGTCGTGAATACGCTGTTCGACGCTGGGGGCGATGGTGTCGGTTTCGACCAGCTCCGCCAGGCTGTCATAGGGAACCTCTGGCCGGCCAGAGAGATACGCGTCGATGTCGCGCTTGAACTCGAAGCCGAGAACGCGCGCGGAGTCAAGAAACTCCCGGTCGACAATCTCCACCGGGTCGACCACAGTCGCACCAGCGTCCTCGAACGCCGCGATGGCGTCGTCGACGACAGCAGTCACCGCTGCCGCGGCTGCTTGGTCTGCTTCGCTCCCCGGTGAGAGCCCGAACAGCTCCCGCGCAACGCCGATGCGAGCGCCTTCGAGGCCAGTAGGGTCGAGATGCGAGCGGTAGCCGTCCTGGGGGACTGCGTCGACGCCGGTGGCAGTCACGGGGTCCTCGGGGTCGTAGCCGACGAGTACGTCCAGGAGTCGGGCGGCGTCCTCGACGGTTCGGGCGATGGGACCCACGGTGTCCTGCGTCGCACAGAGTGGGGCGATCCCAGTCGAACTCACGAGCCCGCGGCTCGGTCGGAGCCCGACCAGATCGTTGAATGCGGGTGGCGAGCGAACCGAGGAACAGGTATCAGAGCCTGTCCCCAGTGTGGCGAGGTTGGCGGCGACGGCTGCGGCAGTGCCCCCGCTAGAGCCAGATGGCCGTCGGTCAGTATCGTAGGCGTTGCGGACGGCGCCGCCGATGGAGCTGATGGAGTCGACGCCGAAGGAGAGCTCCTGGAGGTTGGCTTTGCCGAGCAGTATCGCTCCCGCCTCACGGAGTTGCGTGACCACGAAGGCGTCTTCCTCGGGCGTACAGCCAGCGAGCGCGGCCGAGCCCGCCGTTGTGGGCATGTCGCGTGTGTCGTGGTTATCCTTCAGTAGGAGTGGGATGCCGTGAAGCGGTCCAGTGAGGCCGTCGGTTTCGAACGCCTCGTCCAGCGCTGCCGCGCGTTCGCGCGCATCGGGATTCAGCGTCAGCACGGCGTTGAGTTCGCTGTCGTATCGGTCAATACGGGCGAGATAGCGATTAACGAGGTCGCCAGCGGTACAGTCACCGGCCGACATCGCGTTGTGCAGCTCGGAGACGGTCGCTTCACATACGTCGAGTTTTGTGCCATCGCTCATTGGTGCAGAAGGCAGGCGGCGACCTACTTAAGCATGCGTTGGGTGCAGAGTGCCGGCTGCTTACTCCTCTGTCCCACCGTCCTGTGTGAACGCCCGGACTGCATCGAGGGTCGGGATTCCGCCACGGGCACCGGGCGTCGTCGTCGAGAGCGAGGCGGCGACGACAGCCAGCTCCAGTGCCTCCGGGAAGCCATCGCCGGCGGCAAGCCTGGCTCCAAGAAACCCGTTGAGCACGTCGCCAGCCCCGGTTGTGTCGATTGGATCGACTGCCGGCGGGCTGGCTTCCGCAATCGTCTCACCTCCCTCGACGGAGATGGGGTCGCTGCCGCGCTTGTGGATGACTGTCCCGCCAAACGAATCGAGCGCGTCGCCGAGGGCCCGGTACTCGTTGTCGTTCGGGGTGACGTAGTCGACAGCGGGCCGGTGCAGAAGCGGTTCCACGCCGCGTGGGGGCGCGGGGTCGAGAACGATGGTCGGTCGGTCGGACTCCACCTCGAGCCGGTCCAGCAGTTCGGCGACCGGTTCGACCGGTCCCTCGTTCTGGATTAGTAGTACGTCCGCGGCGAGAATCCGGTCGTACTGCGTGTCGATGTAGCCGGCATCGACCTCGTCGTTGGCTCCCTTCTGGACGACGATACGGTTCTCCCCGTCGGGGTCGACGAACACCTCAGCGGTTCCAGTCGGCGCCTCGACCATCCCGACCTGGTCGGCGCCGACGCCAGCCTCCCGAAGCGCCTCGAGCACGCCGAACGCCTCGTGGTCGGGCCCGACCGTACCGAGCAGGGTGGCCTCGGCACCAGCTGAGCGGGCAGCGATGGCCTGATTCGCGCCCTTCCCGCCGTGGAGGTGACGGTCGATGTCGCCGGCGAACCCGACGGGGAGTTCCTCGACAGTGACGGTCTCGCCCGGGCCAGGGAACCAGTCGTAGCGGACCTCGAGGTCGGCGAGGCGGTCGGTTCTCACCTTGCGGACGCGGTCGACGTTGATGCTCCCGAGACTGACGACCCTGGTCACGCTCACTCTCGAGGCGGCCGCTACCTCAAGGTTCTGGGACTGCCCAGCCCTGTGTTGTGGGTTTTTACATCCGGCAACCGCCCGTGTCGCAGCCACGGAAATCGACGACCGGTTCCAGCGGGCACTGCTGGTCGGGTTCGTCCTGATGGTCGTCGTAGACGGTTCCCTCGTTGGGTGGCGGTGTTCAGATACGGACAGAAACTGGCTGGCTGCGCTCGGCGTTCAAGCCGGCATCCCTGGTGGATTGAAAGGGCGAGACAGCCGAGGGCTTTCAGCTGTTCCCACTAACTCCACCGCTGGAAACTGCGTATCTGAACACTACCCGTTGGGTGAGCGGTAGTATTTTCCGAACAGGCCTGGTACGATGTCACATGGGCGACCGTGCCTGCTACCGGGAGTTCTGTCCCGACTGTGACCGGCCGGTGACGATCGTCGACGAGGAGTGTCCGGACTGTGGTCGACGGCTCGAATCCTCGTAAGACGGAATCGTTGGGTCTTCGGGAACGGGTGAGCGTTGGCGCCAAACGGGGTTTGCACCGGGTACTACCCGGACTAAGAGCGCATGAGTTTCGGCGGGGTTACTCTGCGTCGGCAGTGCTGTCTCGGCTCAGTCGCGCCCGGAAGGAGTCAGCAGGCGCGACCTTTTCGGCGAGTGTCGCGCCGACCATGGCGCCGACGCCGGCGGCGGTACTCGCTGCGTTTCGACCGATGATGCCGCCGATGGCGCCGCCGATGGCGCCACCGAAAGCGGCGAACTTTGCACGCCGCAGGACCTGTTGAATGCGTTCTCGCATAGATTATCGTTGGCTTTCTGGCAACAAAAAACCACCGCCCGGGTAGAGCCTGTCACCAGGACTGGCTGACTCGCTGAACAGTAGTTCTGTCTCGGGTCCCAGTCTTTTCCTTGGGTGACACGCTATGAGACACCAATGACCCTGAATAGGCGCGACCTCCTCAGCGCGGCGTCAGGCGCCGTTGCCGGACTGGCTGGCTGTGCCGCCGCCTCCCCGATGACTGACTCCGGGGACGGAACAGCGAACGAACGTGCTGTTGGATTGGAGACGATTGCCAGCGGATTACGTTCGCCGCTCGCCATCGCATTCGCCCCCGACTCCGACCGCCGCTACATCGCCGAGCAACGGGGGCTGGTCCACGTCCACGAGGACGGCCTGCGCGACCAGCCACTGTTGGACCTTCGCGAGTCGGTCGTGACCGGTTCGGAAACAGGACTGCTCGGCATCGCGCTTCATCCGGAGTTCACACAGAACCGTCGCCTCTTCGTTCGCTACTCCTCGCCCCCGCGCGAGGGGACCCCGAGCAACTACAGCCACACGTTCGTCCTCGCGGAGTTCCGCGTCGCCGACGACGGCCGGCGTGTCCGTCCCGGCTCCGAACGGACCGTGATGGAGATCCC is a window of halophilic archaeon DL31 DNA encoding:
- a CDS encoding hypothetical protein (KEGG: hbo:Hbor_20860 hypothetical protein); amino-acid sequence: MRNTPRWSGTDRGVSTTLGYSITLAITAILIGGLLIAGGGLVDDQRDRIAQEELSVSVEQLASGLNDGDRLAQSTDGGVIGVRIWLPDRVAGGAYTLEVTNESSPADQPARASIAASAQGANAVATVTIRTGVPVANRTIIGGPLVVTYRDADGDGQRELVVNESRGLAS
- a CDS encoding flagellin domain protein (TIGRFAM: Archaeal flagellin, N-terminal related~KEGG: hbo:Hbor_20870 hypothetical protein) yields the protein MYYLPMSDGGPSLQADRRSQSSTIGVVLILAITLLGTGLVVGYGTQALSDTERVTTLSMAEHSLTQFDSKVAIVALGGSPVQQIDLGDSKGGTYSADGDAGWIRVVHRNATGNGTDTELYNASLGAVRYRNGDTSVAYQGGGVWRRSGNGSTMLSQPEFNYRGSTLTLPVIRVTNNDSAAGETTALATRAEDSQQVYPNASKSYDDGRSYANPVIQGSVAVTVQSEFYDGWASFFRGRTAGNVSVDHDAQTATVELLTIGATGQFQLSDALDDDGVEARGQSEGHSLDSFTVDVKAEDQGNGFNNHYLSFRSEGGNHRWETIVHVPSGVSCKNGIEDDDTIEAYVFYRNTKTGEQHEWSNQSIPAGSGPIRLECGSDGSTLHVDFTSDQALTYGDTSVGESYYDWSATPVSNVTFDQHMEDDESVTYQSGNETTSRYLSRHYVALLGDSFSLKATSTTGGGGGGAKINYVSSGGVLDYETSGESYITYLHISENDVEIEME
- a CDS encoding Amidase (KEGG: nmg:Nmag_0670 amidase~PFAM: Amidase); the encoded protein is MSDGTKLDVCEATVSELHNAMSAGDCTAGDLVNRYLARIDRYDSELNAVLTLNPDARERAAALDEAFETDGLTGPLHGIPLLLKDNHDTRDMPTTAGSAALAGCTPEEDAFVVTQLREAGAILLGKANLQELSFGVDSISSIGGAVRNAYDTDRRPSGSSGGTAAAVAANLATLGTGSDTCSSVRSPPAFNDLVGLRPSRGLVSSTGIAPLCATQDTVGPIARTVEDAARLLDVLVGYDPEDPVTATGVDAVPQDGYRSHLDPTGLEGARIGVARELFGLSPGSEADQAAAAAVTAVVDDAIAAFEDAGATVVDPVEIVDREFLDSARVLGFEFKRDIDAYLSGRPEVPYDSLAELVETDTIAPSVEQRIHDADILGTDVSSLRENADYLDKLERRREIRIDTQARMVEQELDALLYPPSTVPPVEIPAHQPFEEMRCELAAHTGMPAITLPAGFTEDGLPVGVELLGRKFAEPRLLELGYAFEQATENRHEPSAFGALD
- a CDS encoding Ribokinase (KEGG: hwa:HQ1474A ribokinase~PFAM: Carbohydrate/purine kinase), yielding MTRVVSLGSINVDRVRKVRTDRLADLEVRYDWFPGPGETVTVEELPVGFAGDIDRHLHGGKGANQAIAARSAGAEATLLGTVGPDHEAFGVLEALREAGVGADQVGMVEAPTGTAEVFVDPDGENRIVVQKGANDEVDAGYIDTQYDRILAADVLLIQNEGPVEPVAELLDRLEVESDRPTIVLDPAPPRGVEPLLHRPAVDYVTPNDNEYRALGDALDSFGGTVIHKRGSDPISVEGGETIAEASPPAVDPIDTTGAGDVLNGFLGARLAAGDGFPEALELAVVAASLSTTTPGARGGIPTLDAVRAFTQDGGTEE
- a CDS encoding hypothetical protein (KEGG: hut:Huta_0179 hypothetical protein); this translates as MRERIQQVLRRAKFAAFGGAIGGAIGGIIGRNAASTAAGVGAMVGATLAEKVAPADSFRARLSRDSTADAE